The following nucleotide sequence is from Nitrosopumilus adriaticus.
CTGTATTTTTAGGGGCGATAATTTCTGGTACGTGAATACAGGGATAGAATTTACATTAGAAAGGATATTCTCTTGAAGCTTTACGAGTATGGTGAGATGAATCAAACAAGATTGATGAGTATTTGCGGTCTGAATAACGTAAAACACAAAGGAATTGTGGACAGTATGGTGGAAAAACAGATGATAAACAGAAAAGAAGAGCCATGGGGAAACAAGACAATTTACAAATACAGTATATCTGAGAAAGGAAAAAATCTACTTGAAGAAGTCTTGCAGAAATATGAGGACTTGTTCCCTAGAGACAACGGAGACAAAAAAAATGACTAACAAAAAAGAACGTGAAAATATTTTTGAAATTTTAGATGGAATGATGTTCCAGCTAAGTAAAACAAAAAAAATGTTCTTAATTATGATAATTACGACATTAATCATTCCTCCAATATCCATAATTGCAATTTCCAGTGCATTTGATCCTCCTCATCAAGACAGGTTCAAAGAGGATTTTGATATACGATTACAATCAAAATTGGATAGTGGTGAGATAACTGAAGATGAGTATAATTTGATAAAGGAGAAATTCTCAAAGAAGATAAAACCTCATCCTTTACTCCGTCCTCATCAGCTTGTAATATTTGCAATTTCTGTCGTGTGGTTGGGCGTTGGTATTAGGCAGTGGTTTGTTATTTCTAAATGGGATAAGAGATATCAACAGTTCAAGGAAAACCAAAAAGAGATTGATAAGAAATTTGAGGATGATTCAGATGATGAAAAATAAAATGATTAATGGAAATGTCGTACAATGAATAATCTAAATATTTTGTTTTATGCCGCAGCTGCAACTACTGCAATTGCAGGAATAATTCATGTTGTCTTGGGTATTCCATCAAACAATCAGAACATGCAGATACTATTTGTTGTAGGTGGAGTTGTACAAATCTTCTGGGTTGTGCCAATGATCAGAAAATGGGGAAATGTATGGTATGGTGTTGGTCTGGGCGGAACTCTTGTATTCATAGCGATATGGGTAATTACCAGAATTCCTGATAATTTCATTACTGGTAGAGGGGGACGAATCAGTGATAACGGAATCTTGACTGAAGTATTTCAGATTGCATTTGTTGCACTGATAATAGCTATTCTTGTCATGGGAAGTAAAATAACTGAGAAAAAATGAAATACTATAATTTTCAAAAACAAAAAAAGTATTATGAATTGGTATATTATCGCTCTATCAACAATCATCGGATTGGAATCTAATTATATTTGATTATTCTCTTTTGATAAACTCTGTTTTTGGCTCTAACACGCAATTTCGTGTTACAGCAGGAACAACGAATCAGTTTTGTCTGAATGAAACGAGAACATGTGGTGCACCATTTTAATCCGTTCTGATACTTTAAACCTCCTTCAAATCTTTTTGTCACAAAGTCAATGCAGTATCCTTTACATCTTGGTGCCAAGATATCTTAAAAAAATTCTTACTAGATAAGATCACTGTATGCAACTGTTTGCAACTGTTTGCAGAATAAACTTCCTAGTTAATAGCAAAACAAATTCATGTTTTTCGTGGACAGAACCATTGTAATGCTCATCGGAGTTGTCTCCCTTGGAGTAACACTTGGCATTTTTTTCTTTGATGCAGAATTACCTTTACAGTCATTTGCAGAAGATAATTCTGTTCACAATCCCCCAAAAACAATCACCTATACTGTAATTGCTGAAGATACAACACTTGAGATTGCTCCTGGAACCAGAGTTGAAGCCTGGACATACAATGGAACCATTCCTGGTCCTACGTTAAGGGCAACTGAGGGTGATCGTGTAATTATCAATTTTATCAATAATGGGAAACTCCCACACACAATGCATTTTCATGGAGATCACAATGAAAAAAATGATGGCGTATTCCAAGAAGTTCTTCCCGGTGAATCATATGTCTATGATTTCATTGCAGAGCCTGCAGGACTATTCATGTATCACTGCCATGTGATGCCCGTCTCTGAGCATATTCGAAATGGTTTGTACGGTGCATTCATAGTTGATCCTAAAGAAGGATTGGAACCTGCACGAGAATATGTACTAGTAAAAGGAGAATATGATTTAGAAGATCAAGAGACTTGGACTCCAGATTATGTTTTCTTTAATGGATATGCTGATCAATATTGGAATTATCCATTACCTGTTAAGACTGGAGAAAAAGTAAGATTGTATTACGTTGACATGGGAGCAATTGCTGCTTTTGGATTTCACATTCATGGAACAATCTTTGATACAATAATATCTGGAATTTGGGAGAATAAACCCATACGAACCCAAACATGGGAAGTAAGTCCAGGAAATGCAGCTATCTTCGAGGCAACATGGAAAGACCCAGGAAGGTATCTTTTCCACTTGCATGGTGTTCCAGAAGAAAAAGGAACAATGGCTTACTTTGATGTACGTGAAGCTTCCTCTGATGCAGTTGATGGTGTAGAAATTGCAAGAACAAAATCTATAGACATGTGGGAATGGCAAAAACAGATTACAATTAATTTACAGCAACCAGATCCAAATGGCGAGATTACAAAAACATCTGCTAGTTCATCTGGGCATTCCCAACATGCTCCAGCATCTACTGAAATTGATGAATCTCAGATAGTTGAAACAAATCTCTGTGATGTGGAAACTGGTTCTGCAGTTCCATCCTCAAACAAATCATATTATCCGAAATTCAATCAGGCAAATGTTGGTGATACTGTGACGTGGACTAACAAAGACGTCTCTGTACATACCATTACAAGCAATGATGATCTATTTGACTCTGGAATGATGATGCCTGGTGATACATTTGAACAAAAATTTGATGATGCAGGTTTGTATGAATATTATTGCATGCTTCATCCTTGGATGACTGGAGCTGTAAAAATAAAATAATTATTTTTCAAAAGACAATTCCATCATCATGTCTTTGATTTGAAAATCTATCTTTTTTTCCAACACGTTGTTAAAAATTAGCTCCAATACAGTTTTGTGATACAATGACCAATTATATCCTAAATCGTGTTTTATTATGTAGCTGTGCTTTGATCCATTGATTGTGTGGTTCATCTCAAAATCTGATATCTTCATTCTCGTAACAAACCACGATACAAAAGAGTCAATATCCATGGTTCCTTTCATAAACGTGGAAATATCTGATACTATGCTCTGGCCAATCTGTCGTGCCAATTCAACTGTCTCTTCTTCTGATAGTTTTTCAAACAATGCACTGACTATGGGTTTTGCAACTGGAATCATGCCAACCTTGGGCTCAAACATGTCCCAGTCTACATATCTTGAAAAAATTTTGTTTGCCAACACATTAAGACTGAC
It contains:
- a CDS encoding multicopper oxidase domain-containing protein, which codes for MDRTIVMLIGVVSLGVTLGIFFFDAELPLQSFAEDNSVHNPPKTITYTVIAEDTTLEIAPGTRVEAWTYNGTIPGPTLRATEGDRVIINFINNGKLPHTMHFHGDHNEKNDGVFQEVLPGESYVYDFIAEPAGLFMYHCHVMPVSEHIRNGLYGAFIVDPKEGLEPAREYVLVKGEYDLEDQETWTPDYVFFNGYADQYWNYPLPVKTGEKVRLYYVDMGAIAAFGFHIHGTIFDTIISGIWENKPIRTQTWEVSPGNAAIFEATWKDPGRYLFHLHGVPEEKGTMAYFDVREASSDAVDGVEIARTKSIDMWEWQKQITINLQQPDPNGEITKTSASSSGHSQHAPASTEIDESQIVETNLCDVETGSAVPSSNKSYYPKFNQANVGDTVTWTNKDVSVHTITSNDDLFDSGMMMPGDTFEQKFDDAGLYEYYCMLHPWMTGAVKIK